One segment of Variovorax sp. PAMC28562 DNA contains the following:
- the gluQRS gene encoding tRNA glutamyl-Q(34) synthetase GluQRS, translating to MTASGRAVRTGRFAPSPTGPLHAGSLVAALASWLDARAQGSRWLVRMENGDTERCLPGVGESILEQLAACALVSDEPPVWQTQRLPAYQQAFDRLVAAGLAYPCACSRAEIDAALAQQGVPHTRHGERVYPGTCRNGLHGKPAHAWRFATARFEAAHPTEGVTWIDRRLGPQWQDVAQEVGDFVLRRADGPWAYQLRVVVDDAEQHVTDVVRGEDLTDNTARQLLLQRALGLPTPRYLHTPLVLGADGEKLSKQTGAASFDTRTPQAALAELDKAARVLGLPPAQQAISPSDALTSWVPQWAVLYNPPP from the coding sequence GTGACCGCATCGGGGCGCGCTGTCCGCACCGGGCGGTTCGCCCCCTCGCCCACCGGCCCGCTGCACGCGGGCTCGCTGGTCGCCGCGCTGGCAAGCTGGCTCGATGCGCGTGCGCAAGGCAGTCGTTGGCTGGTGCGCATGGAAAACGGCGACACAGAGCGCTGCCTGCCCGGTGTAGGTGAAAGCATCCTCGAACAGTTGGCCGCATGTGCGCTCGTGTCCGATGAGCCGCCGGTTTGGCAGACGCAACGCCTGCCGGCTTACCAACAGGCTTTCGATCGATTGGTGGCCGCCGGCCTTGCCTACCCCTGCGCCTGCTCTCGCGCCGAGATCGATGCCGCACTCGCGCAGCAAGGTGTGCCGCACACGCGCCATGGCGAGCGCGTGTACCCGGGCACCTGTCGCAACGGACTGCATGGCAAGCCGGCGCATGCCTGGCGCTTTGCCACGGCGCGATTCGAAGCCGCGCACCCGACCGAGGGCGTCACCTGGATCGACCGCCGGCTCGGCCCGCAATGGCAAGACGTGGCGCAGGAGGTCGGCGACTTCGTACTGCGCCGCGCCGACGGACCGTGGGCCTATCAACTGCGCGTGGTGGTCGACGATGCCGAACAGCATGTCACCGACGTCGTGCGCGGCGAAGACCTGACCGACAACACCGCGCGCCAGCTATTGCTGCAGCGCGCACTGGGCCTGCCAACACCTCGCTATCTGCACACGCCGCTGGTGCTCGGTGCCGACGGCGAGAAACTGTCGAAGCAGACAGGCGCGGCTTCGTTCGACACCCGCACGCCGCAAGCCGCGCTGGCCGAGCTCGACAAGGCGGCGCGAGTTCTCGGCCTGCCCCCCGCACAACAAGCGATATCGCCGTCCGACGCGCTCACATCATGGGTTCCGCAATGGGCCGTTCTCTACAATCCGCCGCCGTGA
- a CDS encoding N-acetyltransferase family protein — translation MLRKATASDAALIADIHTRSRATTYRGMLSDAYLDNEMAAESLALWQSRADELRANTGNVLIAERNGQPMAFVRVLAPDDTGGAYLDNLHAMPDQKGSGAGTALLAAAAEWAKERGATHLHLRVLDDNAASIGFYESRGWQLTDRIKDIMGGQEVTARIYALRLDVRRTFIASA, via the coding sequence GTGCTGCGCAAGGCGACCGCTTCTGACGCCGCACTTATTGCCGACATCCACACCCGCAGCCGGGCGACCACCTACCGCGGCATGCTTTCCGATGCCTACCTCGACAACGAGATGGCAGCCGAAAGCCTGGCGCTCTGGCAGTCGCGCGCAGACGAACTCAGGGCCAACACCGGCAACGTGCTGATCGCCGAACGCAACGGTCAGCCGATGGCCTTCGTCCGCGTGCTGGCGCCCGACGACACCGGCGGCGCCTACCTCGACAACCTGCACGCGATGCCCGACCAAAAGGGCTCCGGCGCCGGCACTGCCCTGCTCGCAGCCGCGGCAGAGTGGGCGAAAGAACGCGGCGCCACTCACCTGCACCTGCGCGTGCTGGACGACAACGCGGCCTCCATCGGTTTCTATGAATCACGCGGCTGGCAACTCACCGATCGCATCAAGGACATCATGGGCGGCCAGGAAGTGACGGCACGGATCTATGCGTTGAGGCTGGACGTTCGTCGCACCTTCATCGCAAGCGCATAG
- a CDS encoding AraC family transcriptional regulator, whose amino-acid sequence MVDPLSEVVGMLQPGAAFSKVVTGAGRWSARQPFAGHPFFCAVLEGSCRLAFDGQAPLTIEEGDFVLMPANPGFTASSLTQRTSTKRREAISLHSSSTSPFSDLGDKRFGRQKGPADVRLLGGYFVFGSPDAALLVSLLPVLVHVHGEARLATIVKLLAEESRQQRPARGVIIARLLEVLLMEALRSTDASTASPGLLQGLADTRLAAAIRQMHETPSRPWTVAELAKEAALSRSAFFERFSRAVGVPPMQYLLDWRMALAKDLLRRGEGKMVEVAERVGYSSASTFSTAFTRHVGHAPRRYALAMKVRRTSSLNA is encoded by the coding sequence ATGGTAGATCCGCTCTCCGAGGTCGTCGGCATGCTCCAGCCGGGCGCCGCCTTCTCCAAGGTCGTCACAGGTGCGGGTCGCTGGAGCGCCCGCCAGCCGTTTGCTGGACATCCGTTCTTCTGCGCGGTGCTGGAAGGGTCGTGCCGCCTCGCGTTCGATGGTCAAGCGCCCCTCACGATTGAGGAAGGCGACTTCGTCTTGATGCCTGCGAACCCCGGCTTCACCGCGTCGAGCCTGACGCAAAGGACGAGCACGAAAAGGCGTGAGGCCATTTCGTTGCACTCGTCCTCAACTTCACCGTTCTCTGACCTGGGCGACAAGCGCTTCGGCAGGCAGAAAGGTCCGGCCGATGTGCGATTGCTGGGCGGCTATTTCGTCTTCGGTTCACCCGACGCGGCGTTGCTCGTCTCGTTGCTGCCGGTGCTTGTTCATGTGCATGGCGAGGCGCGGCTGGCCACGATTGTGAAACTGCTCGCCGAGGAGTCGCGACAGCAACGGCCGGCGCGCGGCGTCATCATCGCGCGCCTGCTTGAGGTCTTGCTGATGGAGGCGCTCCGGTCAACCGATGCGAGCACTGCATCGCCCGGCCTTCTGCAAGGCCTTGCCGACACGAGACTTGCGGCCGCGATACGTCAGATGCACGAAACGCCGAGCCGGCCATGGACGGTCGCCGAGTTGGCGAAAGAAGCAGCACTCTCGCGCTCGGCCTTCTTCGAGCGATTCAGTCGCGCGGTGGGCGTGCCGCCGATGCAATACCTTCTCGACTGGCGTATGGCGCTTGCCAAGGACCTGCTGCGTCGCGGTGAGGGCAAGATGGTCGAGGTGGCGGAACGCGTCGGCTACAGCTCGGCGAGCACCTTCAGCACAGCATTTACGCGACACGTCGGGCATGCGCCGCGACGCTATGCGCTTGCGATGAAGGTGCGACGAACGTCCAGCCTCAACGCATAG
- a CDS encoding SDR family oxidoreductase has translation MRTILITGCSSGFGLETARYFLERDWKVIATMRTPQQDLLPNSDRLRVLALDVTKAESIRETIEAAGSIDVLVNNAGIGVLGAFEATPMQTVREVFETNTFGLMAMTQAVLPQFRQRKAGVVVNVTSAVTITPYTLLAAYTASKAAVEAFTECLALELAGFGVRVSLVEPGMGPSTQFGANARKRMDGLIPEAYASLAESVFAGMSKASAVTHAIDVAQAVWRAANDASSPLRIPAGSDAVALAAEVDSRRGKMAE, from the coding sequence ATGAGAACCATATTGATCACCGGCTGCTCTTCAGGCTTCGGCCTCGAAACCGCGCGCTACTTCCTCGAGCGAGACTGGAAGGTGATCGCGACCATGCGCACGCCGCAGCAAGACCTACTGCCCAACTCCGATCGCCTGCGCGTGCTGGCGCTCGATGTCACCAAGGCCGAAAGCATTCGCGAGACCATCGAAGCCGCAGGGTCGATCGACGTGCTGGTCAACAACGCGGGCATCGGCGTTCTGGGCGCCTTCGAAGCCACGCCGATGCAGACCGTGCGCGAGGTATTTGAGACGAACACCTTCGGGCTCATGGCGATGACGCAAGCGGTGCTGCCTCAGTTTCGGCAGCGTAAGGCCGGTGTGGTCGTCAACGTCACTTCGGCCGTCACGATCACCCCGTACACGCTACTCGCCGCCTACACGGCGAGCAAGGCGGCGGTCGAAGCTTTCACCGAATGTCTTGCGCTGGAACTCGCCGGATTCGGCGTGCGCGTCAGCCTGGTCGAACCGGGCATGGGCCCGAGCACGCAGTTTGGCGCGAACGCGAGGAAGCGCATGGACGGACTGATTCCTGAAGCCTATGCAAGCCTTGCCGAAAGCGTGTTCGCCGGGATGTCCAAGGCGTCCGCCGTCACTCATGCGATCGATGTGGCGCAGGCGGTGTGGCGCGCCGCGAACGATGCATCGAGTCCGTTGCGCATCCCGGCGGGCTCCGATGCCGTGGCGCTGGCTGCAGAGGTCGATAGCCGTCGTGGAAAAATGGCGGAATGA
- a CDS encoding GNAT family N-acetyltransferase, whose translation MTLLDLATVRAFEQRSFNAWPARETVFFNGWLFRMSGGYTKRANSVNAAEAGASFEGVRGAAETFYAQHGLPTVFRLSPLAPPEADRELADAGYAFFDPTQVARATLSAAAPHASVNISAAPSADWLDGIAAANGIASTNHELHHAMVRSITMPSAFATLQDHGEAIGFGLAVLERGAVGFYDIVVAPHRRRQGHGRMLTCALMQWGRTKGAESAYLQVREQNEVARRLYAQLGFEDFYGYHYRVPDNLFARPASVPLAKKD comes from the coding sequence ATGACCCTCCTCGACCTCGCGACGGTCCGCGCGTTCGAACAGCGCAGCTTCAACGCGTGGCCTGCGCGCGAGACGGTGTTCTTCAACGGCTGGCTGTTTCGCATGAGCGGCGGCTATACCAAGCGTGCCAACTCGGTCAACGCTGCCGAGGCGGGCGCATCTTTCGAGGGCGTGCGGGGCGCGGCGGAAACCTTCTATGCGCAGCATGGACTTCCGACTGTTTTCCGCTTGTCACCGTTGGCGCCGCCAGAGGCCGACCGCGAACTGGCCGATGCCGGATACGCGTTCTTCGACCCGACGCAGGTGGCACGTGCGACGCTGAGTGCTGCGGCGCCGCACGCATCAGTGAACATCTCGGCCGCACCATCAGCTGACTGGCTCGATGGCATCGCCGCGGCCAATGGCATCGCGTCGACGAACCACGAACTGCACCACGCCATGGTGCGTTCCATCACGATGCCGAGCGCCTTCGCCACCTTGCAGGACCACGGTGAGGCCATCGGCTTTGGGCTGGCGGTGCTGGAACGTGGCGCAGTGGGTTTCTACGACATCGTCGTGGCGCCGCACCGACGCCGGCAGGGTCATGGTCGTATGCTCACCTGCGCACTGATGCAATGGGGCCGCACGAAGGGCGCGGAGTCTGCTTACCTCCAGGTGCGTGAGCAAAACGAAGTCGCGCGGCGCCTGTATGCCCAGCTCGGGTTCGAAGACTTCTATGGCTACCACTATCGGGTGCCGGACAACCTGTTCGCGCGGCCGGCTTCGGTCCCGCTGGCCAAAAAGGATTGA
- a CDS encoding redoxin domain-containing protein has translation MIRIFHDTRETVISDAPLTDAPATDALWLDATQIHDATGWDWKPQGLCRDDACMPVPRNADAPMVDGDRLDLAAFWRYAGWPVVHDESGRVWVFGEGAANRADALNSLQAPDFELPDLEGRMHRLSDLRGQRVFLSTWASWUGCRFDLPVWQSLHEAAKDHGFTVLAIALDEPEPARPWIEAAALTFPSLIDREHRVAELYNLVNVPQAVWIDETGRMVRPPESAGSTDGFNERDRTTNALPAEVLARRARAKAAYFDAARDWALNGAASRHVMSPDEVLKRLQVPDAGIAEAHARFRLGQVLLRDGREAEARAQFDAASQLHPDSWAIWRQHAERDARGLAAGADFWARLDARADKPYYPPADIRDGP, from the coding sequence ATGATCCGCATCTTTCACGACACGCGCGAGACTGTGATCTCGGACGCACCACTCACCGACGCGCCAGCCACCGACGCTCTGTGGCTCGACGCAACCCAGATCCACGATGCCACCGGCTGGGACTGGAAGCCGCAAGGCCTGTGCCGCGACGACGCCTGCATGCCCGTGCCGCGCAACGCCGACGCGCCAATGGTCGATGGCGACCGGCTCGATCTTGCCGCCTTCTGGCGCTACGCGGGCTGGCCGGTCGTGCATGACGAGAGCGGCCGCGTGTGGGTGTTCGGCGAAGGCGCCGCCAATCGCGCCGATGCCCTGAACAGCCTGCAGGCCCCGGACTTCGAGCTACCCGACCTGGAAGGCCGCATGCATCGCCTGTCGGACTTGCGCGGGCAACGAGTATTTCTAAGCACGTGGGCCTCCTGGTGAGGCTGCAGGTTCGACTTGCCCGTGTGGCAGTCCCTGCATGAAGCGGCCAAAGACCATGGCTTTACCGTACTGGCGATCGCGCTCGACGAGCCCGAGCCCGCACGGCCCTGGATCGAAGCAGCCGCCCTCACATTCCCATCTCTGATCGATCGCGAGCACCGCGTCGCCGAGCTCTACAACCTGGTCAACGTGCCGCAGGCGGTGTGGATCGACGAGACCGGCCGCATGGTGCGTCCGCCCGAGAGCGCCGGCTCGACCGACGGCTTCAACGAGCGCGATCGAACCACCAATGCATTGCCGGCCGAGGTGCTGGCCCGACGCGCCCGCGCCAAAGCGGCGTACTTCGACGCGGCGCGCGACTGGGCACTGAACGGCGCAGCCAGCCGCCATGTCATGAGCCCCGACGAAGTGTTGAAGCGCCTGCAAGTTCCCGATGCCGGCATCGCCGAAGCGCACGCGCGCTTCAGGTTAGGACAGGTGCTGCTGCGCGATGGCCGCGAGGCAGAAGCCAGGGCGCAGTTCGACGCCGCATCGCAACTGCATCCCGACTCGTGGGCGATCTGGCGGCAGCACGCGGAGCGCGACGCGCGAGGCCTGGCGGCTGGTGCGGACTTCTGGGCACGCCTCGATGCAAGGGCCGACAAGCCGTACTACCCGCCGGCCGATATCCGCGACGGACCATGA
- a CDS encoding D-alanyl-D-alanine carboxypeptidase family protein → MQTMRLSALSALSALSIVVAIASGVVLPYSASFAASDHAAKPSAAKKQATAKPAAASVAAQASTAGGPPALPAKAWLLMDFDSGEVLASDNPDEALPPASLTKMMTSFLVEQALRSGKLKKEDLVSVSEYAWCRGSSTESCMYLPLNSQATVIDILRGIIVQSGNDASKAIAEHMAGSEENFAKLMNAEAQRLGMTHTHFVNATGLPAPEHKSSARDLAILARAIIRDSADFYPIYAEREFKYNNIKQGNRNALLYTDPTVDGLKTGHTEEAGYCLVTSSKRNGMRLITVILNTSSAKARADETRSLLGWGFANFEQATPIQPNTAVTAAKVNFGKADTVPAVLGSPWTVTVPRGQKVQTAVQIKPGLEAPVTKGAVIGKVVASSNGKQVGETPLVAQADVERAGLMLRSWQRVTGLFGK, encoded by the coding sequence ATGCAAACAATGCGCCTTTCCGCTCTTTCCGCTCTTTCCGCTCTTTCCATCGTTGTCGCGATCGCCTCTGGCGTCGTCCTACCGTACTCGGCGTCCTTCGCGGCCTCGGACCACGCCGCCAAGCCGTCAGCTGCCAAGAAGCAGGCGACCGCCAAGCCTGCGGCGGCGTCAGTCGCCGCGCAGGCCAGTACGGCCGGCGGCCCACCGGCGCTGCCCGCCAAGGCGTGGCTGCTGATGGACTTCGACTCCGGCGAGGTGCTTGCTTCTGACAACCCCGATGAAGCGCTGCCGCCGGCGTCACTGACCAAGATGATGACCAGCTTCCTGGTCGAGCAGGCGCTTCGATCGGGCAAGCTCAAGAAGGAAGACCTTGTTTCGGTCAGTGAGTACGCCTGGTGCCGCGGATCGAGCACCGAGTCGTGCATGTACCTGCCGCTCAACAGCCAGGCCACGGTGATCGACATCCTGCGCGGCATCATCGTCCAGTCGGGCAACGACGCGTCCAAGGCGATCGCCGAGCACATGGCCGGCTCCGAGGAGAACTTCGCCAAGCTCATGAACGCCGAAGCCCAGCGCCTCGGCATGACGCACACGCATTTCGTGAACGCGACGGGCCTGCCCGCTCCGGAGCACAAGTCGTCCGCGCGCGACCTCGCCATCCTGGCGCGCGCCATCATCCGCGACAGCGCCGACTTCTATCCGATCTATGCGGAGCGTGAGTTCAAGTACAACAACATCAAGCAGGGGAACCGCAACGCGCTGCTCTACACCGATCCCACGGTCGACGGACTGAAGACCGGCCACACCGAGGAAGCGGGTTACTGCCTTGTCACGTCGTCCAAGCGCAACGGGATGCGTCTGATCACGGTGATCCTCAACACCAGCAGCGCAAAGGCACGTGCAGACGAGACGCGCTCGCTGCTCGGATGGGGCTTCGCCAACTTCGAGCAGGCCACGCCCATCCAGCCCAACACGGCGGTGACAGCTGCCAAAGTCAACTTCGGCAAGGCCGACACGGTTCCCGCGGTTCTGGGGTCACCATGGACAGTGACCGTGCCGCGCGGTCAAAAGGTGCAGACCGCAGTGCAGATCAAGCCTGGGCTGGAGGCGCCAGTGACCAAGGGCGCGGTGATCGGCAAGGTGGTTGCTAGCTCGAACGGCAAACAGGTCGGAGAAACCCCGCTGGTCGCGCAGGCCGATGTGGAACGCGCGGGCCTGATGCTGCGCTCATGGCAGCGCGTGACCGGATTGTTTGGCAAGTAA
- a CDS encoding Lrp/AsnC family transcriptional regulator — protein MSAPIELDQIDLRVLRVLQASGRATYDEIAQVVNLSPSATLRRVKRLEESKVISGYVALLDPEGVGLALTAYINVRLEKHSAVHKRSPMDAFRASVQAWPEVVECSSLTGDMDYLLRVMVSDMAHYSRFVMETLLKHPSVQDCKTSFVLDTVKRTTALPF, from the coding sequence ATGTCTGCACCAATCGAACTCGATCAAATCGACCTGCGCGTCCTTCGCGTGCTCCAGGCCAGCGGCCGAGCCACCTACGACGAGATCGCACAGGTCGTCAACCTGTCGCCTTCCGCCACGCTTCGGCGGGTGAAGCGCCTCGAGGAATCGAAGGTCATCTCGGGCTATGTCGCCCTGCTCGATCCTGAGGGCGTGGGGCTTGCACTCACGGCCTACATCAACGTCCGACTGGAAAAGCACTCCGCCGTGCACAAGCGCAGCCCGATGGATGCATTTCGCGCATCCGTGCAAGCCTGGCCCGAAGTGGTCGAATGCAGCTCGCTGACGGGTGACATGGACTACCTGCTTCGCGTTATGGTGAGTGACATGGCGCACTACTCGCGCTTCGTGATGGAGACATTGCTCAAGCATCCGAGTGTTCAGGACTGCAAGACGAGCTTCGTGCTCGACACGGTCAAGCGAACCACGGCGTTACCTTTTTAA
- the hppD gene encoding 4-hydroxyphenylpyruvate dioxygenase, translating to MSTDLFDNPMGLQGFEFVEFAAPETNTLEPFFEKLGFSLVAKHRSKDVVLYRQGDINFIVNREPNSPAAYFAAEHGPSACGLAFRVKDSHKAYARALELGAQPIEIATGPMELRLPAIKGIGGAPLYLIDRFEDGKSIYDIDFEFIEGVERHPVGHGLKVIDHLTHNVYRGRMTFWANFYEKIFNFREIRYFDIQGEYTGLTSKALTAPDGKIRIPLNEESSKGSGQIEEYLMKFNGEGIQHIALLSDNLVETIDQLGLAGVPLMTAPNDVYYEMLETRLPGHGEPISELQARGILLDGTTEGGTPRLLLQIFSQTAFGGPVFFEFIQRKGDYSDGFGEGNFKALFQSIERDQVRRGVLQTA from the coding sequence ATGAGCACCGACCTTTTCGACAACCCCATGGGACTGCAAGGCTTCGAGTTCGTCGAGTTCGCCGCGCCCGAGACCAACACGCTCGAACCGTTCTTCGAAAAGCTCGGCTTCTCGCTGGTAGCAAAGCACCGCTCGAAGGACGTGGTGCTCTACCGGCAGGGCGATATCAACTTCATCGTGAACCGCGAGCCGAACAGCCCGGCTGCGTACTTCGCCGCCGAGCACGGCCCGTCTGCCTGCGGGCTGGCATTTCGCGTCAAGGACTCGCACAAGGCTTATGCCCGTGCGCTCGAACTCGGCGCGCAGCCCATCGAGATTGCCACGGGTCCGATGGAGCTGCGCTTGCCTGCGATCAAAGGCATTGGTGGCGCACCGCTGTACTTGATCGACCGCTTCGAAGATGGCAAATCGATCTACGACATCGACTTCGAATTCATCGAAGGCGTCGAACGCCATCCTGTCGGGCACGGGCTCAAGGTGATCGATCACCTGACGCACAACGTGTACCGCGGCCGCATGACCTTCTGGGCCAACTTCTACGAAAAGATTTTCAACTTCCGCGAGATCCGCTACTTCGACATCCAGGGTGAGTACACAGGCCTCACCTCGAAGGCGCTGACGGCGCCCGACGGCAAGATCCGCATCCCGCTGAATGAGGAATCGTCGAAAGGCTCGGGCCAGATCGAAGAGTATTTGATGAAGTTCAACGGCGAAGGCATTCAGCACATCGCGCTCTTGAGCGACAACCTCGTCGAGACGATCGACCAGCTCGGCCTTGCCGGCGTGCCGCTGATGACCGCGCCGAACGACGTCTACTACGAGATGCTGGAGACGCGCTTGCCCGGCCACGGCGAGCCGATCTCGGAGCTGCAGGCGCGCGGCATCCTGCTGGACGGCACCACAGAGGGCGGGACCCCGCGCCTGCTGTTGCAGATCTTCTCGCAGACGGCCTTCGGTGGCCCGGTGTTCTTCGAGTTCATCCAGCGCAAGGGTGACTACAGCGACGGTTTCGGTGAAGGCAATTTCAAGGCGCTGTTCCAGTCGATCGAGCGGGATCAGGTGCGACGCGGCGTGCTGCAAACGGCCTGA
- the phhA gene encoding phenylalanine 4-monooxygenase: protein MLCLDTAAVQSAKHGLAAGDAGQPRRADWTIDQGWEAYTAAEHGVWKTLFERQSKLLPGRACDEFVEGMRNLPIGADEIPDFRRLSDVLMKKTGWQVVAVPGLVPDEVFFEHLAHRRFPAGHFIRKPHELDYLEEPDVFHDVFGHVPMLMNPAIADYIQAYGEGGLRAQKLGVLDKLARVYWYTVEFGLLKQPDGLRIYGAGIASSLTETAFSLDDASPNRIGFNLERVMRTNYRIDDFQESYFVIDNLEQLLKLAKIDFAPLYQRIAGQPDFDPGTVLASDTVLARGTGRYHDDKRKKVAG, encoded by the coding sequence GTGCTTTGCCTCGATACCGCCGCAGTTCAGAGCGCCAAACACGGTCTGGCGGCCGGCGATGCGGGCCAGCCCCGGCGCGCCGATTGGACCATCGACCAGGGCTGGGAAGCCTATACCGCTGCCGAGCATGGCGTCTGGAAGACCCTGTTCGAACGCCAGTCGAAACTGCTTCCGGGCCGTGCGTGCGACGAGTTCGTCGAAGGCATGCGCAATCTGCCCATTGGGGCGGATGAGATTCCGGATTTTCGGCGCCTCAGCGACGTGCTGATGAAGAAGACAGGCTGGCAGGTGGTCGCGGTGCCGGGCCTGGTGCCTGACGAGGTGTTCTTCGAACATCTGGCGCATCGACGATTTCCGGCGGGTCATTTCATCCGCAAGCCGCACGAACTGGATTACCTGGAGGAGCCCGACGTGTTCCACGACGTGTTCGGCCACGTGCCCATGCTGATGAACCCGGCCATCGCGGACTACATCCAGGCGTATGGCGAAGGCGGATTGCGCGCGCAAAAGCTCGGCGTGCTCGACAAGCTCGCACGCGTCTACTGGTACACGGTGGAGTTCGGTCTGCTGAAGCAACCGGACGGGCTGCGCATCTATGGCGCCGGCATCGCGTCGTCATTGACGGAGACGGCTTTTTCGCTCGACGACGCATCGCCCAATCGCATTGGCTTCAATCTGGAAAGGGTGATGCGAACCAACTACCGCATCGACGATTTCCAGGAAAGCTACTTCGTCATCGACAACCTGGAGCAGTTGCTGAAGCTCGCGAAGATCGACTTCGCGCCGCTGTATCAACGCATCGCAGGCCAGCCCGACTTCGATCCGGGCACAGTGCTGGCGAGCGACACCGTGCTCGCACGCGGAACGGGTCGCTACCACGACGACAAGCGTAAAAAGGTCGCTGGCTGA
- a CDS encoding GreA/GreB family elongation factor has product MDKFLLQQQVLERLAEDLLQAEQAVRAAHETATHEENIAENKYDTLGLEAAYLATGLARRAEAIRQAMANWRQFRPRPYDASKGIQLGALVCLVDSDDKQQQLFLGPDGGSMKLVSGAQGVQVLSSEAPLGRAMLGKCEGDEVSIQVAPIRQQFEVLRVH; this is encoded by the coding sequence ATGGATAAATTCTTGCTGCAACAGCAGGTGCTGGAACGGCTTGCCGAAGACCTGCTGCAAGCCGAACAGGCCGTACGTGCGGCCCATGAAACGGCGACCCACGAAGAAAACATCGCTGAAAACAAATACGACACATTGGGACTCGAAGCCGCCTACCTGGCCACCGGCCTAGCTCGGCGCGCCGAAGCCATCCGCCAGGCGATGGCCAACTGGCGCCAATTCCGCCCGCGTCCCTACGACGCCAGCAAAGGCATACAGCTCGGCGCGCTGGTCTGCCTGGTCGATTCCGACGACAAGCAGCAACAGCTCTTTCTCGGCCCGGATGGGGGCAGCATGAAGTTGGTCAGCGGCGCGCAGGGCGTTCAGGTCCTCAGCAGCGAAGCCCCTTTGGGCAGGGCCATGCTGGGCAAATGCGAGGGTGATGAGGTGTCGATACAGGTCGCCCCAATCCGACAGCAGTTTGAGGTGCTGCGGGTTCATTAA